Proteins from one Bradyrhizobium amphicarpaeae genomic window:
- a CDS encoding ATP-binding protein, with the protein MRAHDWTRTPLGEPQNWPRSLKTAVRIMLTSRQPIWVGWGPELIYLYNDAYKSIIGGKHPWALGRPTAEIWREIWTDIAPMLATAMGGDEGTYVEEQLLIMERSGYPEETYYTFSYSPIPDDDGLVGGIICANTDDTRRVIGDRQLALLRELAGTTAETRTLQEACRRSSLALATGTRDLPFALIYLVEPEGREITLVGRCGIDADHPAALSQLPLEGPALWPLAEVIREQKPQVVSHLAARFGAECPRGAWDVAPRQAAVIPIPARGETARKGVLVAGLNPFRLFDDDYRNFLELAAGEIGASLANAQAYEEERRRAEALAEIDRAKTTFFSNISHEFRTPLTLMLGPIEDALNDTSLASLPEVQRERLDIAHRNSLRLLRLVNSLLDFSRIEAGRVRASFVPTDLAAFTAELASNFRSATDRAGLRLIITCPVLPHDVHVDREMWEKIVLNLMSNAFKFTFEGEIAVEIGTSADGKSAELRVRDTGTGIPSDELPHLFERFHRIEGAKGRTFEGSGIGLALVHELIKQHGGAITVASEFGRGSVFTVTIPFGSAHLPAERVADRLATTLTTGSGVEAYVQEALRWLPQDEGATDLRGDLTLESASETPDASTRGSGERIILADDNTDLRNYVKRLLEARGYRVEAFADGQGALEAARHHRPDLILSDVMMPRLDGIGLLEALRSDENLRGSPVILLSARAGEEARVEGLEAGADDYVNKPFSARELLARVRANLQLARIRRDAEEIQRRQAARLEAVVSTVPTAVWFTYDREAKRVFGNAYGARLLRVRPDANMSLSAREGDRPACRVLRDRVPVETSELPLHRAARGEEVAGEELELRFDDGSSVTAIFQASPIVDAAGVFQGAVCAAIDITERKRQERHRELLVNELNHRVKNTLTTVQSFALQTLRNASSLTEGRRAFDARLIALSKAHDVLVRENWEAAELREVVTEALAAHAEPESARLNFGGPDLRMRPSAALAISMALHELATNAVKHGALSNGSGTVDLAWKVDDRFELCWTELGGPAVVPPSRRGFGTRLIQQGLSHEFGGADVDLRFAPEGVVCVIRAQLHEIRATLGGLDIATMAAGRPS; encoded by the coding sequence ATGCGCGCCCATGACTGGACGCGTACGCCGCTCGGAGAGCCGCAGAACTGGCCGCGCAGCCTCAAGACGGCCGTTCGCATCATGCTGACCTCGCGCCAGCCAATCTGGGTCGGGTGGGGTCCGGAACTGATCTACCTCTATAACGACGCCTACAAGTCCATCATCGGCGGCAAGCATCCCTGGGCGCTGGGCCGGCCGACCGCGGAAATCTGGCGAGAGATCTGGACCGACATCGCCCCGATGCTCGCGACCGCGATGGGCGGCGACGAGGGCACCTACGTCGAAGAGCAGCTTCTGATCATGGAGCGCAGCGGCTATCCGGAGGAGACCTATTACACCTTCTCCTACAGCCCGATTCCCGATGACGACGGTCTGGTCGGCGGCATCATCTGCGCCAATACCGACGATACGCGCCGTGTCATCGGCGACCGGCAGCTTGCGCTGCTGCGCGAGCTTGCGGGGACGACCGCCGAGACGCGTACCCTTCAGGAGGCCTGCCGCCGCTCGAGCCTTGCGCTCGCGACGGGCACGCGCGACTTACCCTTCGCGCTGATCTACCTGGTCGAGCCCGAGGGGCGCGAGATCACGTTGGTCGGCAGGTGCGGTATCGATGCCGACCATCCCGCGGCGCTGTCGCAGCTCCCGTTGGAGGGGCCGGCGCTCTGGCCGCTCGCCGAGGTCATTCGCGAACAGAAGCCGCAGGTGGTCTCCCATCTCGCCGCCCGCTTCGGGGCCGAATGTCCGCGCGGCGCCTGGGACGTGGCGCCGCGGCAGGCGGCGGTGATCCCGATCCCGGCGCGCGGCGAGACCGCCCGTAAGGGGGTCCTGGTTGCCGGTCTCAATCCGTTTCGGCTGTTCGACGACGATTATCGCAATTTTCTCGAACTTGCGGCTGGGGAGATCGGCGCAAGTCTGGCCAACGCGCAGGCCTACGAGGAGGAACGCCGCCGTGCCGAGGCGCTGGCTGAGATCGACCGCGCCAAGACGACGTTCTTCTCCAATATCAGCCACGAGTTCCGTACCCCGCTGACGCTGATGCTGGGGCCGATCGAGGACGCGCTCAACGATACCTCGCTGGCGTCGCTGCCCGAGGTTCAGCGTGAGCGGCTCGACATAGCGCATCGCAATTCGCTCCGTCTGCTGCGGCTGGTGAACAGCCTGCTCGACTTCTCCCGCATCGAGGCGGGGCGGGTTCGGGCGAGCTTCGTTCCGACCGATCTTGCCGCGTTTACTGCCGAACTCGCCTCGAACTTCCGCTCGGCGACCGATCGGGCCGGGTTGCGGCTGATCATCACCTGTCCGGTGCTGCCGCACGATGTCCATGTCGACCGCGAGATGTGGGAGAAGATCGTCCTCAACCTGATGTCCAACGCGTTCAAGTTCACCTTCGAGGGCGAGATCGCGGTCGAGATCGGCACCAGCGCCGACGGCAAGTCCGCCGAATTGCGCGTGCGTGACACCGGCACGGGTATCCCATCGGACGAACTGCCGCATCTGTTCGAGCGCTTTCATCGCATCGAGGGAGCGAAGGGACGCACGTTCGAGGGCAGCGGTATTGGGCTTGCGCTGGTGCACGAGCTGATCAAGCAGCACGGCGGCGCCATCACCGTCGCGAGCGAGTTCGGCCGCGGCAGCGTTTTCACTGTTACGATCCCGTTCGGATCGGCTCATCTGCCGGCAGAACGTGTTGCCGACCGCCTTGCGACGACGCTGACGACCGGAAGCGGCGTCGAAGCCTATGTCCAGGAGGCGCTGCGCTGGCTGCCGCAGGATGAGGGCGCCACGGATCTGCGCGGTGATCTCACGCTGGAGAGCGCGAGTGAGACGCCGGACGCCTCGACACGTGGCAGCGGCGAGCGCATCATCCTCGCGGACGACAACACCGATCTGCGCAACTACGTCAAGCGTCTGCTCGAAGCCCGGGGCTACCGGGTGGAGGCCTTCGCCGACGGGCAGGGCGCGCTGGAGGCCGCGAGGCACCATCGGCCCGACCTCATCCTGTCCGACGTCATGATGCCTCGCCTCGACGGCATCGGGCTGCTGGAGGCGCTCCGCAGCGACGAGAATCTGCGCGGGTCGCCCGTCATCCTGTTGTCGGCGCGCGCCGGCGAAGAGGCCCGCGTCGAGGGGCTGGAGGCCGGCGCCGACGACTACGTCAACAAGCCGTTCTCGGCGCGCGAATTGTTGGCGCGGGTGCGCGCCAATTTGCAGCTGGCGCGCATTCGCAGGGATGCCGAGGAGATCCAGCGCCGCCAGGCCGCGCGGCTGGAGGCTGTCGTCAGCACCGTGCCGACCGCGGTCTGGTTCACCTACGACCGCGAAGCGAAGCGCGTGTTCGGCAATGCCTATGGAGCGCGGCTATTGCGGGTACGGCCTGATGCCAACATGTCGCTGTCGGCGCGCGAGGGCGACCGTCCGGCCTGCCGCGTCCTTCGCGATCGCGTCCCGGTCGAAACGTCCGAACTGCCGCTCCACCGCGCGGCCCGCGGCGAGGAAGTCGCCGGCGAGGAGCTCGAGCTCCGCTTCGATGACGGCTCCTCGGTCACCGCGATCTTCCAGGCGTCTCCGATCGTCGACGCCGCCGGTGTATTCCAGGGCGCGGTTTGTGCGGCCATCGACATCACCGAGCGCAAGCGCCAGGAGCGCCATCGCGAACTGCTGGTCAATGAGCTCAATCACCGCGTCAAGAACACGCTGACGACAGTGCAGTCGTTCGCGCTCCAGACCCTGCGCAACGCATCGAGCCTGACGGAGGGGCGCAGGGCGTTCGATGCGCGATTGATCGCCTTGTCGAAGGCACACGATGTGCTGGTCAGGGAAAATTGGGAGGCGGCGGAGCTGAGAGAGGTCGTGACCGAGGCTCTCGCCGCGCATGCCGAGCCGGAGAGTGCGAGGCTCAATTTCGGCGGGCCGGATCTGCGCATGCGGCCTTCGGCTGCACTGGCCATCTCGATGGCGCTGCACGAGCTTGCGACCAACGCCGTCAAGCATGGCGCCCTGTCGAACGGCTCGGGAACCGTCGACCTCGCCTGGAAGGTCGATGATCGTTTCGAGTTGTGCTGGACCGAGCTGGGCGGTCCCGCCGTGGTCCCGCCGTCGCGGCGCGGGTTCGGCACCCGCCTGATTCAGCAAGGGCTGTCGCACGAATTCGGCGGCGCCGACGTCGATCTGCGCTTCGCGCCCGAAGGCGTCGTTTGCGTCATTCGCGCGCAGCTGCATGAAATCCGCGCCACCCTGGGCGGATTAGATATCGCAACAATGGCTGCCGGGAGGCCCTCATGA
- a CDS encoding TonB-dependent receptor: MSRVVPAARRLAAGLLASVSLPSLDLSPAFAERVLAEQLPPIEVTQPSDQNRTRARATGDGEATRRRATADVAPTRHGAGSSGTGGEAAAGNGGIVGAATTVITAADIAHSPSQTLAEIIATQTPGAQITTFYGGPIAAKTGVDLRGFGAFATANTLVLVNGRRLNDVDMAQVDLSTIPLNSIERIEVTRGNSGAVLYGDNAVGGVINIVTKNGVGGPPVSARIEAGFGSFNTRLGNVSTSLNSGPWSTSVYGNTVRTDGYRDNNRYSQQNGVGNLNYTTPGLTAFLTVTGDNQELRLPGGRTVDPSIGLDELATNRRGTSTPFNYANQQGFSATAGFTRTLVNGVDLIVDGGVRDKKQQSAFFSSPAPVPAFFTSTYVGSHLTNWSITPRLSVKSLLLGMPSQLLTGIDYYDASFEQNRGAGQGLAAWHNYDLRQQTVAGYFQHTLGVAPTTDVSYGARVQTISLAARDNFDPAAPFNADIGALPLTSSETQYALHLGAEHRLNDMVSLFGRAARAFRTPDVDERLSSGPSFDPLTFASIPQTFQLKTQTSQDIEGGLRIKGGGLQLQSSLYLMDLTNEVHFSPVLFYNTNLDPTRRYGSETSLSYRVNDALLLRSGVAYTRAVFREGIWAGNDVPLVSRYTASAGVTWNVWQDYVVLDATARFWSERRMDNDQAGTQKPIPANGTIDLKLGGRYERYFWSLSVNNVLNALYYDYAIASTFTDGRFSAYPLPGRTYLLKAGATF, from the coding sequence GTGTCCCGTGTCGTTCCTGCCGCCAGGCGCCTTGCCGCCGGCCTGCTCGCATCGGTTTCCTTGCCTTCGCTCGATCTGTCTCCCGCCTTCGCCGAGCGGGTCTTGGCCGAGCAGCTGCCACCAATCGAAGTGACCCAGCCCTCCGATCAGAACCGCACGCGCGCAAGGGCAACCGGTGACGGCGAGGCGACCAGGCGCCGGGCGACGGCGGATGTCGCGCCGACGCGACATGGCGCCGGCTCATCCGGCACCGGCGGTGAGGCTGCCGCCGGTAACGGCGGCATCGTCGGGGCCGCCACGACCGTCATCACGGCCGCGGATATCGCGCATTCGCCGTCGCAGACGCTTGCCGAGATCATTGCGACGCAGACGCCGGGCGCCCAGATCACGACGTTCTATGGCGGCCCGATCGCTGCCAAGACCGGCGTGGACCTGCGCGGCTTCGGCGCCTTCGCCACCGCCAATACACTGGTGCTGGTCAACGGCCGGCGGCTGAACGACGTCGACATGGCACAGGTGGACCTCTCCACCATCCCGCTCAATTCCATCGAGCGCATCGAGGTCACGCGCGGCAATTCCGGCGCGGTGCTCTACGGCGACAATGCGGTCGGCGGCGTGATCAACATCGTCACCAAAAATGGCGTCGGCGGACCGCCCGTGAGCGCGCGCATCGAGGCCGGCTTCGGCTCGTTCAACACCCGGCTCGGCAATGTCTCGACCTCGCTCAATTCCGGCCCGTGGTCGACCTCGGTTTACGGCAATACGGTCAGGACCGACGGCTACCGCGACAACAACCGCTATTCACAGCAGAACGGCGTCGGTAATCTCAACTACACCACGCCCGGACTGACCGCGTTTCTCACCGTCACCGGCGACAATCAGGAGCTGCGGCTGCCGGGTGGCCGCACCGTCGATCCCTCGATCGGTCTCGACGAGCTCGCGACCAACAGGCGCGGGACCAGCACGCCATTCAACTACGCCAACCAGCAAGGCTTCAGCGCAACGGCCGGCTTCACCAGGACCCTGGTCAACGGCGTCGATCTCATCGTCGATGGCGGCGTGCGTGACAAGAAGCAGCAGAGCGCGTTCTTCTCCAGCCCGGCGCCGGTTCCGGCCTTCTTCACGTCGACCTATGTCGGCTCCCATCTGACGAATTGGTCGATCACGCCGCGGCTCAGCGTGAAGAGCCTGCTGCTCGGCATGCCGTCGCAGCTTCTGACCGGCATCGACTATTACGATGCGAGCTTTGAGCAGAACCGCGGCGCCGGGCAGGGGCTCGCCGCCTGGCACAATTACGACCTCAGGCAGCAGACGGTCGCGGGTTATTTCCAGCACACCTTGGGTGTAGCGCCCACCACCGACGTCTCCTACGGCGCGCGGGTGCAGACCATCAGCCTTGCGGCACGCGACAATTTCGACCCCGCCGCGCCGTTCAACGCCGACATCGGCGCGCTGCCGCTGACGAGCAGCGAGACCCAATATGCGCTGCATCTCGGGGCCGAGCATCGCCTCAATGACATGGTCTCGCTGTTCGGCCGCGCCGCGCGCGCCTTCCGCACGCCGGACGTCGACGAGCGGCTGTCGTCGGGGCCTTCGTTCGATCCCTTGACCTTCGCTTCAATTCCGCAAACCTTCCAGCTCAAGACCCAGACCTCTCAGGACATCGAGGGCGGGCTGCGCATCAAGGGCGGCGGGTTGCAGCTGCAGAGCAGTCTCTACCTGATGGATCTCACCAACGAGGTCCATTTCAGTCCGGTCCTGTTCTACAACACCAATCTCGATCCGACCCGGCGCTACGGCTCGGAGACCAGCCTGTCCTATCGCGTCAACGATGCCCTGCTGCTGCGCTCCGGCGTGGCCTATACCCGTGCCGTCTTCCGCGAAGGCATCTGGGCCGGCAACGACGTGCCGCTGGTGTCGCGCTACACGGCGAGTGCGGGCGTGACCTGGAACGTCTGGCAGGACTATGTGGTGCTCGACGCGACCGCGCGGTTCTGGAGCGAACGGCGGATGGACAACGACCAGGCGGGCACCCAGAAGCCGATCCCCGCCAACGGCACCATCGATCTCAAGCTCGGCGGCCGATATGAACGCTACTTCTGGTCCCTCAGCGTCAACAATGTGCTGAACGCGCTTTACTACGACTACGCCATCGCGAGCACCTTCACCGACGGCCGCTTCAGCGCCTATCCGCTGCCGGGCCGCACCTATCTGCTCAAGGCCGGCGCAACGTTCTGA
- a CDS encoding adenylate/guanylate cyclase domain-containing protein yields MPIFNQSIRRKIVGIALGLIVLMLVTSILSMVMSSQVGVLLDELTNRYIPAYSHLARANVRSLERALALRRMVMTRMGSPSDEEAYAARLRDFEALDRKFEEEAETARKLINAIIDDPRTYSDNAALGRIDVRIENAVTELRRNLDEGNTRLLKQVEAKDMASARGTLEQLDGLRDAFNSKVDAIRADMLTQVFFSTSQVISRQHQAIVVSGVVTLLAAVVGFVFALLVSSGITRPVRLLLAGAREVEAGRFDKSITVSTQDEIGELATAFNRMTEQLRHNERIRETFGRYIDPKVVQGLIDRPEVAIDGERRVMTIMFCDMSGFTAMSEGMTPRGLVKVMNHYFTVMSAPVRSNRGIIDKYIGDAIMSYWGPPFVEEDEQGLLAGIAAIEMTDQVPALQRQLPDLLGIRAMPAPCDLRIGIATGEVLTGSIGSELMMSFTVMGDAVNLASRLEAVNKVYGTRILISRATAEAIGSRLELREIDRLAVAGQSAPQAIFEVMARAGALTGAQDSLRTHYAEALAAYRARRFDAARAAFNAALEAVPGDGPSRTMLGRIAQFEASPPDEGWDGAWRLVGK; encoded by the coding sequence ATGCCGATTTTCAACCAGTCGATCCGGCGCAAGATCGTCGGCATCGCCCTCGGATTGATCGTCCTGATGCTGGTCACTTCGATCCTGTCGATGGTGATGTCGAGCCAGGTCGGCGTCCTGCTGGACGAGCTGACCAACCGCTACATCCCGGCCTACAGCCATCTGGCCCGCGCCAACGTCCGCTCGCTGGAGCGGGCGCTGGCGCTGCGGCGGATGGTCATGACCAGGATGGGTTCGCCGTCGGACGAGGAGGCCTATGCGGCGCGGCTTCGCGACTTCGAGGCCTTGGACCGCAAATTCGAGGAGGAGGCCGAAACCGCGCGCAAGCTCATCAACGCGATCATCGACGATCCCAGGACGTATTCCGACAACGCCGCGCTGGGGCGGATCGACGTTCGCATCGAGAACGCCGTCACCGAGCTGCGGCGCAATCTGGACGAAGGCAATACGAGACTGCTCAAGCAGGTCGAAGCCAAGGACATGGCCTCGGCCCGCGGCACGCTGGAACAGCTCGACGGCTTGCGCGATGCGTTCAACAGCAAGGTCGATGCGATCCGCGCCGACATGCTGACGCAGGTCTTCTTCTCGACCTCGCAGGTGATCAGCCGCCAGCATCAGGCGATCGTCGTATCGGGTGTCGTCACCTTGCTTGCGGCGGTCGTCGGTTTTGTTTTTGCGCTTCTGGTATCGAGCGGCATCACGCGCCCGGTGCGGTTGCTGCTCGCCGGAGCCCGCGAGGTCGAGGCGGGCCGCTTCGACAAGTCGATCACCGTCTCCACGCAGGACGAGATCGGCGAGCTCGCCACGGCGTTCAACCGCATGACCGAGCAGCTCAGGCACAACGAGCGTATCCGCGAGACCTTCGGCCGCTATATCGATCCCAAGGTGGTGCAGGGCCTGATCGACCGGCCCGAGGTCGCCATCGACGGTGAGCGCCGGGTCATGACCATCATGTTCTGCGACATGAGCGGCTTCACCGCGATGAGCGAGGGCATGACGCCGCGCGGCCTCGTCAAGGTGATGAACCATTATTTCACGGTGATGTCCGCACCCGTCAGGAGCAATCGCGGCATCATCGACAAATATATCGGCGACGCCATCATGTCCTATTGGGGCCCGCCCTTCGTCGAGGAGGACGAGCAGGGGCTCCTGGCCGGCATCGCAGCCATTGAGATGACCGACCAGGTGCCCGCGCTGCAGCGTCAGCTGCCCGACCTGCTCGGCATTCGCGCGATGCCTGCGCCGTGCGATTTGCGGATCGGCATCGCCACCGGCGAGGTCCTGACCGGCAGCATCGGCTCCGAGCTGATGATGAGCTTCACCGTGATGGGCGATGCCGTGAACCTGGCCTCGCGGCTGGAGGCCGTCAACAAAGTCTACGGCACCCGCATCCTGATCTCGCGGGCAACCGCGGAGGCGATCGGATCGCGGCTCGAGCTGCGCGAGATCGATCGTCTCGCGGTCGCCGGCCAGAGCGCGCCGCAGGCGATCTTCGAGGTGATGGCGCGGGCGGGCGCACTCACCGGCGCACAGGACAGCCTGCGCACGCACTATGCCGAAGCGCTCGCCGCCTATCGTGCCCGGCGGTTCGACGCGGCGCGCGCCGCCTTCAACGCCGCGCTCGAAGCCGTCCCCGGCGACGGCCCCTCGCGCACGATGCTCGGCCGCATCGCGCAGTTCGAGGCCAGCCCGCCCGACGAAGGGTGGGACGGCGCCTGGCGGCTGGTCGGCAAATAG
- a CDS encoding MerR family transcriptional regulator — translation MRIGILAKAAGVSVPTIRYYESIGLLAPPARQGGQRIYGAEAVKTLNLIRHCRDLDFSIDATRDILASVQRRLPCSDTKSFAERHLGSIRKKIAELRALETTVAALVTGCETTCCGSAAPDCVILQPGCGGA, via the coding sequence ATGAGAATTGGCATCCTCGCCAAGGCGGCCGGAGTCTCCGTCCCCACCATCCGCTATTACGAAAGCATCGGCCTGCTGGCGCCGCCGGCGCGGCAAGGCGGTCAGCGGATTTATGGTGCTGAAGCCGTCAAGACGCTCAACCTCATCCGGCATTGTCGCGATCTCGATTTCTCGATCGACGCGACGCGCGATATCCTCGCGTCGGTTCAGCGACGGTTGCCCTGTAGCGACACGAAGAGTTTTGCAGAAAGACACCTCGGTTCGATCAGGAAGAAGATCGCCGAGCTGCGCGCGCTGGAGACCACTGTGGCAGCACTGGTCACTGGTTGCGAGACGACGTGCTGCGGCAGTGCCGCGCCGGACTGCGTGATCTTGCAGCCGGGATGCGGCGGCGCGTGA
- a CDS encoding lytic transglycosylase domain-containing protein — MNQCLRSLACLVAAAAMAFLPTELAAKGSHKSSAPKKSHEAKAGKQRHAAAKSRHGKHAEAKRKSKTADEPSDKPASPPLTGDLAALKDAIDLARKGKTEDASAARDRIVDPAGAKLADWFMLRHSESTANFKRYAAFLAANPDWPSSALLRRRAEARLWQEKADAATVHKFTMDRPTSAKGKFALARVLLNEGDTERATRLVREAWRTDELSERSEEDSYEAFRDLLNPEDHRARMDKRLGAKDYAGARRAAKRLGDDALAIVKACAAVTGKASKAKDDLEDVPAEARRDLGYVLCRTQWHLQKDRIDDAAELILAAAPDTMAAQDTDAWWRERRLLARKLLDQGKFKTAYDVVRTAAVPEKEVYRVDYHFMCGWIALRFLGDPQAAMVHFAAIDEGSANPIALSRANYWRGRAAEAMGATADARLSYRAAARYPTAYYGQLARAKLGLDRIELRPPSPVLAALDTPPADERVRAADMLYGIGERDTVFYYAEDFARESTDVAALEALGALAGQRSDARVMLEVGKSALARGLALDHYAFPTIGIPAHQQVAPAIETSVIYSVARTESSFDQRDKSAANAVGLMQVTPEAGRDTAKRFGLTYDWDKMVSDPVYNTQMGAAELSALLSEYRGNQIMTFAGYNAGRGRVREWVQARGDPRDPNVDPVDWVERIPLSETRNYVQRVMENVLVYRARFEGSGMIAGKSDERVVTKDASAKAMPAD; from the coding sequence ATGAACCAGTGCCTACGCTCGCTCGCGTGTCTCGTTGCCGCCGCCGCCATGGCCTTCCTTCCCACCGAGTTGGCGGCGAAGGGCAGCCACAAATCGTCCGCGCCGAAGAAGTCGCACGAGGCGAAAGCCGGAAAGCAGCGCCACGCTGCGGCGAAGTCGCGCCATGGCAAGCATGCCGAGGCCAAGCGCAAGTCGAAGACAGCCGACGAGCCCTCGGACAAGCCGGCATCGCCGCCGCTGACCGGCGACCTCGCCGCGCTCAAGGATGCGATCGACCTCGCGCGCAAGGGCAAGACGGAGGACGCGAGCGCGGCGCGCGACCGCATCGTCGATCCCGCCGGCGCGAAGCTCGCCGACTGGTTCATGCTGCGCCATTCCGAGAGCACCGCGAATTTCAAGCGTTATGCCGCCTTCCTCGCCGCCAATCCGGATTGGCCGAGCAGCGCCCTGCTCCGCCGCCGCGCCGAGGCGCGGCTATGGCAGGAGAAGGCCGACGCGGCCACCGTGCACAAATTCACCATGGACCGCCCGACCAGCGCCAAGGGCAAGTTCGCCCTCGCCCGCGTGCTGCTTAACGAGGGCGATACCGAGAGGGCCACGCGCCTCGTGCGCGAGGCCTGGCGCACCGACGAATTGTCCGAGCGCAGCGAGGAGGACTCCTACGAGGCGTTCCGCGATCTCCTTAACCCCGAGGATCATCGCGCCCGCATGGACAAGCGGCTCGGCGCCAAGGACTATGCCGGTGCGCGGCGCGCCGCAAAACGGCTCGGCGACGATGCGCTGGCGATCGTGAAAGCCTGCGCCGCCGTGACCGGCAAGGCCAGCAAGGCCAAGGATGATCTCGAGGACGTCCCGGCCGAAGCCCGCCGCGATCTCGGCTATGTGCTCTGCCGCACCCAATGGCATCTGCAGAAGGACCGCATCGACGACGCCGCCGAATTGATCCTGGCCGCGGCGCCCGACACGATGGCCGCCCAGGACACCGACGCCTGGTGGCGCGAGCGTCGCCTGCTCGCCCGCAAGCTGCTCGACCAGGGCAAGTTCAAGACCGCGTATGACGTGGTGCGCACCGCCGCGGTGCCCGAGAAGGAAGTCTACCGCGTCGACTATCATTTCATGTGCGGCTGGATCGCGCTGCGTTTCCTTGGGGATCCCCAGGCAGCGATGGTGCACTTCGCCGCCATCGACGAAGGCTCGGCCAATCCGATCGCGCTGTCGCGCGCCAATTACTGGCGCGGCCGTGCCGCCGAGGCGATGGGGGCGACGGCCGACGCACGCCTGAGCTATCGGGCAGCGGCGCGCTATCCGACCGCCTATTACGGCCAGCTCGCGCGCGCCAAGCTCGGCCTCGACCGCATCGAGCTGCGGCCGCCCTCGCCCGTGCTGGCCGCACTCGACACCCCGCCCGCAGACGAGCGCGTACGCGCCGCCGACATGCTCTACGGCATCGGCGAACGCGACACGGTGTTCTATTACGCCGAGGATTTCGCCAGAGAGAGCACCGACGTCGCGGCGCTCGAAGCACTCGGCGCGCTCGCCGGACAGCGCAGCGATGCGCGCGTGATGCTGGAGGTCGGCAAGTCGGCGCTGGCGCGCGGGCTCGCCCTCGACCATTACGCGTTTCCGACCATCGGCATCCCCGCGCACCAGCAGGTCGCGCCCGCGATCGAGACCAGCGTGATCTATTCGGTGGCGCGCACCGAGAGCTCGTTCGACCAGCGCGACAAGTCGGCGGCCAATGCGGTCGGGCTGATGCAGGTGACGCCCGAAGCCGGCCGCGATACCGCCAAGCGCTTCGGCCTGACCTACGACTGGGACAAGATGGTCTCCGATCCCGTCTACAACACGCAGATGGGCGCGGCCGAGCTCAGCGCGCTGCTGTCGGAATATCGCGGCAACCAGATCATGACCTTCGCCGGCTACAATGCCGGCCGCGGCCGCGTGCGCGAATGGGTGCAGGCTCGCGGCGATCCGAGGGATCCCAACGTCGATCCGGTCGACTGGGTCGAGCGTATCCCGCTGTCGGAGACGCGCAACTACGTCCAGCGCGTGATGGAGAACGTGCTGGTGTACCGCGCCCGGTTCGAGGGCAGCGGCATGATCGCCGGCAAGAGCGACGAGCGCGTAGTGACGAAGGACGCCAGCGCCAAGGCCATGCCGGCGGATTAG
- a CDS encoding response regulator translates to MKPETDLAGQRVFVVEDESLVMMLLEDSLVDAGCEIAGMASRVDDALAKAAALSYDVAVLDVNLNGRQTFEVARCIAERGIPYVFATGYGPASLLADFRHVPILQKPFQQQDLETALRQALAAQSERNETAPPGELPATQTCPLA, encoded by the coding sequence ATGAAACCTGAAACCGATCTCGCTGGCCAGCGGGTCTTCGTCGTGGAAGACGAGTCGCTTGTGATGATGCTGCTCGAGGATTCCCTTGTCGATGCCGGCTGCGAGATCGCGGGCATGGCCTCGCGCGTCGATGACGCGCTCGCGAAGGCGGCTGCGCTCTCGTATGATGTTGCGGTCCTCGACGTCAACCTCAACGGGCGGCAGACTTTCGAGGTCGCGCGCTGTATCGCCGAACGCGGCATACCTTACGTGTTCGCCACCGGTTACGGTCCGGCGAGCTTGCTTGCGGACTTCCGCCACGTTCCGATCCTGCAGAAGCCGTTTCAGCAACAGGACCTGGAGACCGCGCTCCGCCAGGCTCTAGCGGCGCAGAGCGAGCGGAACGAAACCGCTCCCCCCGGCGAGCTTCCGGCCACGCAGACCTGTCCCTTGGCGTAG